The Thamnophis elegans isolate rThaEle1 chromosome 15, rThaEle1.pri, whole genome shotgun sequence genome includes a window with the following:
- the DNA2 gene encoding DNA replication ATP-dependent helicase/nuclease DNA2, producing the protein MASAEEALEGLDGASLEELMEKSFVEEPLAERFPKKMIGFPDTVLQRGLNNRYCVVHVQDDEEREKRLTIVSSMLDDSERELCILQDDWISVPVQPGDIIHLEGECNSGIWIINADSGYLILYPDVLLSGTTVSNSIQCMRRAVLSEKFRKCERTSRAMLIGTILHGIFQKAGINFTQEKLKEIAFSAVHGPKYLKELYQLNLEQKDIIHEIEEYLPSFIKWAEVYTYKHSQNNVQLKPLGSKSCYNVKVTEILDVEENIWCPRFGLKGKIDVTAGVTIHERSKTQTRIMPLELKSGKESNSVEHRSQVILYSLLCQERRVDPEGGFLLYLKTGNMIPVVGSRMDRRELIKLRNQLAFYFIHNTYKSIGKKQTQLAPLPPLINDSQACSYCSQKQNCILYSRAVEHQKDVLIPPDMVAATEKEICHLKPSHLEYFHLWYLMLTLESQYKDGKKGRKNIWMLSAAEREKHGDCIGNMIRMENVVEVSDGQYLHWFQRRDDCVPITTLMVGDRVVLSDEDHSLLALSTGYIQEVNRTKLSCLLDRNLSHLPGDTVYRLDHEEGALGIEAPLANLSKLMENSPASEKLRSLIVDFYKPQFVQYLSSVLPPEAKGTVANILKGLNKPQKQAMKQVLLSKDYTLIVGMPGTGKTTTICALVRILYACGFSVLLTSFTHSAVDNILLKLVKFKVGFLRLGRAQKVHPDIKRFTEEEICKSKCIKTVAQLEELYQSQPVIATTCMGINHPIFTRKRFDFCIVDEASQISQPICLGPLFYSLRFVLVGDHQQLPPLVQNPEARELGMSESLFKRLEQNKNAVVHLTVQYRMNSKIMSLSNKLVYDGKLECGSEKVSRAVIDLPNLKKLKLEESSESWLKETLDPNNPVCFLNTEKVEALEQTEKGCISNMTEARLVFFLTSIFLKAGCKPSDIGVISPYRHQLKIITDLMAGSYLADVEVNTVDRYQGRDKSVIIVSFVRNNVDGNVGELLKDWRRLNVAITRAKHKLVMLGCVPSLCLYPPLKKLLHHLKNEAMIFNIPLGAYEHVLHCKLL; encoded by the exons GTTTCCAAAGAAAATGATCGGCTTCCCGGATACTGTACTCCAAAGAGGTTTGAACAACAGATACTGTGTTGTACATGTTCAGGATGACGAAGAACGTGAGAAACGTCTGACAATTGTTTCTTCAATGCTTGACGATTCAGAGAGAGAGTTGTGCATCCTTCAGGATGACTG GATTTCTGTTCCAGTCCAGCCTGGAGATATAATTCACTTAGAAGGAGAGTGCAATTCTGGTATCTGGATAATAAATGCTGATTCAGGATACCTAATTCTGTATCCAGATGTGCTACTTTCTGGTACAACTGTATCAAATAGCATTCAGTGCATGAGAAGAGCTGTACTGAGTGAAAAGTTCCGG AAATGTGAACGTACTTCACGTGCAATGCTGATAGGCACAATTCTACATGGAATTTTCCAGAAAGCGGGAATAAATTTTACACaggagaaactgaaagaaattgCTTTCTCAGCTGTTCATGGACCAAAATATCTAAAAGAACT GTATCAGTTAAATCTAGAGCAAAAGGATATAATTCATGAGATTGAGGAATACTTACCATCTTTTATTAAATGGGCAGAAGTCTATACATACAAACACAGCCAAAATAATGTGCAGTTAAAACC ACTAGGTTCTAAGTCCTGTTATAATGTCAAGGTTACAGAAATCCTGGATGTTGAGGAGAATATCTGGTGCCCCAGGTTTGGCTTAAAGGGCAAGATTGATGTTACAGCTGGAGTAACCATTCATGAAAGATCTAAAACTCAGACCAGAATAATGCCACTGGAGCTTAAAAGTGGAAAAGAATCTAACTCTGTAGAGCATAGAAGTCAG GTAATTTTGTACTCCTTACTGTGTCAAGAAAGGCGAGTTGATCCTGAAGGTGGATTTCTCTTATATCTGAAAACAGGCAATATGATTCCTGTAGTAGGAAGTCGTATGGATAGGAGAG aACTGATTAAACTGAGAAATCAGCTGGCCTTCTATTTTATTCACAACACATATAAATCTATAGGAAAAAAGCAAACACAACTTGCCCCTCTACCTCCTTTGATTAATGATAGCCAAGCTTGTAGCTATTGCTCTCAGAAGCAAAATTGTATACTTTATAGTAG GGCCGTAGAACACCAGAAAGATGTCTTAATACCTCCAGATATGGTGGCTGCTACTGAAAAGGAGATTTGTCATTTAAAGCCTTCTCACTTGGAATATTTCCACCTGTGGTATCTAATGCTAACTTTGGAGTCACAGTATAAAGATGGGAAAAAAGGGCGTAAAAATATATGGATGCTGTCTGCTGCAGAAAG AGAAAAACATGGGGACTGCATTGGAAATATGATCAGAATGGAAAATGTAGTAGAAGTTTCGGATGGACAGTATCTACACTGGTTCCAGCGTAGAGATGATTGTGTGCCAATCACAACTTTGATGGTTGGGGATAGAGTTGTTCTAAGTGATGAAGACCACAGTTTGCTTGCCTTATCTACTGGTTATATTCAGGAGGTCAATAGAACCAAACTTTCCTGCTTATTGGATAG GAATTTATCTCATCTCCCTGGGGATACTGTGTATAGATTAGATCATGAGGAAGGAGCACTTGGCATAGAAGCTCCTTTAGCAAATCTTTCTAAATTAATGGAAAATTCTCCTGCCAG TGAAAAGCTTCGTAGCTTAATAGTAGACTTCTACAAGCCACAATTTGTTCAATACTTGAGTTCTGTTCTTCCTCCAGAGGCAAAGGGCACGGTGGCAAACATTCTGAAAG GATTGAATAAACCCCAGAAACAAGCAATGAAACAAGTTCTCCTTTCAAAGGATTACACCCTTATTGTTGGCATGCCTGGAACGGGAAAGACTACGACGATTTGTGCTTTG GTTCGGATTCTTTATGCTTGTGGCTTCAGCGTTCTCTTAACTAGTTTTACCCATTCAGCAGTTGACAATATCCTACTTAAGTTAGTCAAGTTCAAAGTGGGATTTTTGAGGCTAGGAAGAGCTCAGAAGGTTCATCCAGACATAAAGAGGTTTACAGAAGAAGAGATCTGCAAATCAAAGTGTATTAAAACTGTGGCTCAGTTGGAGGAATTATACCAAAGTCAG CCAGTCATTGCAACAACATGCATGGGAATAAACCATCCAATCTTCACTCGTAAACGTTTTGACTTCTGCATAGTGGACGAGGCTTCTCAGATTAGCCAGCCCATCTGCCTTGGCCCTCTTTTCTATTCACTTCGATTTGTGCTGGTGGGAGACCATCAGCAGTTGCCTCCACTTGTGCAAAACCCAGAAGCAAG AGAACTTGGCATGAGTGAAAGTTTATTCAAAAGGCTGGAACAAAATAAGAATGCTGTTGTGCATCTAACTGTCCAGTACCGAATGAACAG TAAAATTATGTCATTGAGCAACAAGCTGGTGTATGATGGTAAACTGGAATGTGGCTCTGAAAAGGTGTCCAGAGCTGTCATTGACTTGCCTAACTTAAAAAAACTAAAACTGGAAGAGTCTTCAGAATCGTGGCTAAAAGAAACACTTGATCCAAATAATCCCGTTTGTTTTCTTAACACTGAGAAG GTTGAAGCCCTAGAACAGACAGAAAAAGGCTGTATAAGTAACATGACTGAAGCCAGACTGGTGTTCTTCCTCACATCcatatttttaaag gCTGGTTGTAAACCTTCAGATATTGGAGTCATATCTCCATATAGACATCAATTGAAGATCATTACAGATTTGATGGCAGGCTCATACCTCGCTGATGTAGAAGTAAATACTGTGGACAGATACCAGGGGAGAGACAAGAGTGTAATTATAGTATCCTTTGTAAGAAACAATGTGGATGGAAAT gttggAGAACTTCTGAAGGACTGGAGACGTCTTAATGTTGCCATTACAAGAGCCAAACATAAGTTAGTTATGCTGGGCTGTGTACCATCCCTTTGTCTCTATCCTCCTCTAAAGAAATTACTTCATCATCTGAAGAATGAAGCTATG ATTTTCAATATTCCTTTAGGAGCATATGAACATGTTTTACATTGTAAACTCTTATGA